Proteins encoded together in one Pontiella desulfatans window:
- a CDS encoding sulfatase family protein: MKNRLKWVVLSLGLMATGLVAAKQPNIIFIVTDDHGFNDLEATDMRDEVDMPNIHKLTSGGALMTQAYCTAPQCVPSRAGIVTGRYQQKFAMEANGEGPLPKSETSIASRLKKLGYKTGHVGKWHLEPNRQTKKWFEQVGCTSMADAPVEAVNAHRPQGFGYDEYAQGTGNKYWSNFDVSGKEVEPQEINYKIYEKKSHADKFRLQLQTELAQRFVERHAKGAEPFFLYLAYYGPHSPLDAPASLTDQVLSVEELVAKGYDNTKKPYKNRINYARPYTEAEVRQQGLALLKGIDNGVGELIQTLEKTGELDNTIIFFMGDNGAPLGTKSWDGSVNDPWHGSKGIIFEGGARVPYFVYWKDVIKPQVFDKPVNTLDAGATAVALAGSDPAKDSMLDGVNLMPFLTGKKKGEPSRYIYQRYMNTAAVISGKYKFMMHENGEELLFDVSLEQPGAHNTDKEFHETHNLISEMPEKAAELRKALLDWKNELPVPEYDGGFHSSLIEFAEKRWGFRER, from the coding sequence ATGAAAAATAGACTGAAGTGGGTAGTGCTCTCATTGGGGTTGATGGCGACCGGCCTTGTGGCGGCGAAACAACCGAACATCATTTTTATTGTTACGGATGACCATGGTTTTAACGATCTCGAAGCAACGGATATGCGCGATGAGGTCGATATGCCGAACATCCATAAGCTGACGTCCGGCGGTGCGCTGATGACGCAGGCCTACTGCACGGCGCCGCAGTGCGTGCCGTCGCGGGCGGGCATTGTGACGGGGCGGTACCAGCAAAAGTTTGCGATGGAGGCCAACGGCGAAGGGCCGTTGCCGAAGAGTGAGACGTCTATCGCTTCGCGCCTGAAGAAGCTGGGGTATAAAACCGGCCACGTCGGCAAATGGCACCTGGAGCCGAACCGTCAGACGAAAAAATGGTTTGAGCAGGTCGGCTGCACTAGCATGGCCGATGCGCCGGTCGAGGCGGTTAACGCGCACCGGCCGCAGGGCTTCGGCTATGATGAATATGCGCAGGGAACCGGAAACAAATACTGGTCGAACTTTGATGTGAGCGGTAAAGAGGTCGAACCGCAGGAAATCAACTACAAGATTTATGAGAAGAAATCCCACGCGGATAAATTCCGCCTTCAGCTCCAGACCGAGCTGGCGCAGCGTTTTGTTGAACGGCATGCGAAGGGTGCGGAGCCGTTTTTCCTGTATCTCGCCTATTACGGACCGCACTCACCGCTGGATGCACCGGCTTCACTGACGGATCAGGTGCTGTCAGTGGAAGAGCTGGTGGCGAAGGGATACGACAACACCAAAAAGCCGTATAAAAATCGAATCAATTATGCGCGGCCTTATACGGAGGCCGAAGTGCGGCAACAGGGATTGGCCTTACTCAAAGGCATCGATAACGGGGTCGGCGAGCTCATCCAGACCTTGGAAAAAACAGGCGAGCTGGACAACACCATCATCTTTTTCATGGGCGACAACGGCGCGCCGTTGGGAACAAAATCGTGGGATGGGTCGGTGAACGATCCCTGGCATGGCTCAAAAGGGATTATCTTCGAGGGCGGCGCGCGGGTTCCTTATTTTGTGTATTGGAAAGATGTCATTAAACCGCAGGTGTTTGATAAGCCGGTAAACACGCTCGATGCCGGGGCGACTGCCGTGGCGCTGGCAGGAAGCGATCCGGCAAAGGATTCCATGCTCGACGGCGTGAACCTGATGCCGTTCCTGACGGGGAAAAAGAAAGGCGAACCGAGCCGATACATCTATCAGCGCTATATGAACACCGCCGCCGTGATCAGCGGAAAGTATAAATTCATGATGCACGAAAACGGCGAGGAACTGCTGTTTGATGTGTCGCTCGAACAGCCGGGCGCGCATAATACCGACAAGGAATTCCATGAGACCCACAATCTTATCAGCGAAATGCCCGAAAAAGCCGCAGAGCTGCGCAAAGCGCTGCTCGATTGGAAAAACGAGCTTCCGGTACCGGAGTATGACGGCGGGTTCCATAGCAGCCTGATCGAATTCGCCGAAAAGCGCTGGGGTTTTCGGGAGAGGTAA
- a CDS encoding sulfatase-like hydrolase/transferase has product MMKKTVCLFGLLWAGLALAADQPNIVFILSDDQGWRDYGFMGHETIQTPALDKLADSSLVFDRGYVASPLCRPSLASLATGRYPFEHGVVGNDVDGKNNRAELDQPVKDRFHTFPSFVKLLSENGYLTHQSGKWWEGSFQDGGFTHGMTHGDPARKGRHGDVGLRIGRDNMTPVTEFIDRAVEEEKPFLLWYAPFLPHTPHNPPKRLLDKYSEEGRSADIAKYYAMCEWFDETCGTLLDALDERGLRENTLILYICDNGWAPYSSNLDDPNQKTWKGFALRSKGSPFEMGIRSPIMVSWPGHAEVGRSPDLAHAIDFFPTIAAAAGVEAPAGLPGINLLDEDAVRSRQTVFGVCNTVMQMSVTDPDDTLQYLWCIEGDWKLILRYPGRDTSPYRKLHAWDKAPLRLYNVKNDPHEKNDLAAAHPKTVARLKTKIEVWRSN; this is encoded by the coding sequence ATGATGAAAAAAACAGTTTGTTTATTCGGTCTGCTATGGGCGGGCCTGGCCCTCGCGGCGGATCAGCCGAATATTGTATTTATCCTAAGCGATGACCAGGGCTGGCGGGACTATGGCTTTATGGGTCATGAAACCATCCAAACCCCCGCGCTGGATAAGCTGGCGGACAGCAGCCTGGTCTTTGATCGCGGTTATGTGGCATCACCGTTGTGCCGGCCTTCGCTGGCCTCGCTGGCCACCGGGCGCTATCCCTTTGAACACGGTGTGGTGGGCAACGATGTGGATGGAAAAAACAACCGTGCGGAGTTGGATCAGCCGGTGAAGGATCGCTTTCATACGTTTCCAAGTTTCGTAAAATTGCTTTCGGAGAATGGATATCTGACGCATCAGTCCGGCAAGTGGTGGGAAGGCTCATTTCAGGATGGCGGTTTTACGCATGGCATGACCCATGGCGATCCGGCGCGAAAGGGAAGGCATGGCGATGTGGGGTTGAGGATCGGGCGCGACAACATGACGCCGGTGACGGAATTTATCGATAGGGCCGTTGAGGAGGAAAAACCATTCCTCTTGTGGTATGCGCCTTTCCTGCCGCATACGCCGCACAATCCGCCCAAACGGCTGCTGGATAAATACAGCGAGGAGGGACGGTCGGCCGATATTGCAAAATATTACGCCATGTGTGAATGGTTTGATGAAACCTGCGGTACGCTGTTGGACGCTCTGGATGAAAGGGGACTGCGCGAGAATACGCTCATTCTCTATATCTGCGATAATGGCTGGGCGCCATACAGCAGCAACCTGGACGACCCGAACCAGAAGACATGGAAAGGATTTGCCCTGCGTTCCAAGGGATCGCCGTTTGAAATGGGCATACGTTCTCCCATCATGGTTTCATGGCCGGGGCACGCGGAGGTCGGGCGGAGCCCGGACCTCGCCCACGCCATCGATTTTTTTCCGACCATCGCCGCCGCGGCGGGGGTCGAAGCTCCGGCCGGGCTGCCGGGCATCAACTTGCTGGATGAAGATGCGGTACGTTCACGCCAGACGGTATTCGGTGTGTGTAATACGGTGATGCAGATGAGTGTCACTGATCCCGATGATACACTGCAGTATCTCTGGTGTATCGAGGGGGATTGGAAGCTGATCCTGCGTTACCCGGGGAGGGATACAAGCCCGTATAGAAAACTCCATGCCTGGGACAAAGCACCCCTACGTTTGTACAACGTGAAAAACGATCCGCATGAAAAGAACGATCTCGCGGCTGCGCATCCGAAAACCGTTGCACGGCTGAAGACGAAGATTGAAGTATGGCGCAGTAACTAG
- a CDS encoding glycosyl hydrolase, protein MKNRLNSIVFLLCALGCVAGCVNTADVDDSERSNVSLEERFTHPSDEAKPWVYWFWMDGNITKEGITADLEAMDRVGIEGALIMGVGLNTPPGPADFNSPEWRELYRHVGDEARRLGMQITLHQCDGWATSGGPWITPDRSMKVLVWSSTTVDGSDAETIQLKQPEAKLDYYEDVAVYAVPAADDSLTLPKEIQVNGEARTELTDGDGATAIEEVSEIEIDLGEAQTLSTVQFLMEYDFHVKLQDTPTTVLVSEDGKTFTPVVDFDLNVCNRRAPQLTVTASFTPVQAKVIRIKCKKPTFGKVEGIELFSGPRVHLWEAKCQFARERGEHGGETFWFDAQNPDLSLPGLDRKNVINLTDKLSADGTLDWKAPAGRWMVYRLGMSTNGKYVQPETNAGLGLEVDKMSAEALNFHFDSFAKGMIAENNKEKGHPIFSVHSDSWECDTQTWTHEFMQEFEKRRGYSMLPYLPVLSAGVVVGGSKESERFLWDLRRTMADLIADNFYGALREKCHENGVLFQSEAAGMQMLVYDPLNYAAKTDIYVGEFWKRHPGHYLRPDCKVGASTAHTYGRPFAAAESFTAGFGTYGQDLFDFKVLGDLAFCAGVNRYIIHRYCMQPFNNVEPGMTFGPYGIIFDRGQTWWENGAKAFCDYATRCQSLLQTGTFAADVIHYIGHDAPNYLGFRDEIWNPIPAGYDFDGCNLEILQRLDVEKDGTLTLPSGMRYRVLLLPGREHMTIEAAREVERLVNAGAVVVGKKPLRTPGLHDWEKKDAELAQIVSRVWKKVSDEPLETVLNHIAPPDFDYDAPEDVKLNYIHRYTDEADLYFVANENPDAAADTILRFRVSGKQPELWDPSTGAMKPVEAWRERDGITELPVHFDPAGSWFVVFRKPAKAPADSDFSIPSETVVTTLKGPWAITFPPNRQAPASVELPELVDWSTHSDDGVKYFSGTATYTKTFNRNGKGGMGAVLLDLGAVENIAEVILNGKDLGTLWKPPFKVDVSGALVEGENTLEVKVTNLWPNRLIGDHILHPDPGLEYRNAGRRSVQKFIPDWVRNGGKSPVGRTTWVLWDLHTIDEPLLPSGLLGPVQLKQVR, encoded by the coding sequence ATGAAAAATAGACTGAATAGTATTGTTTTCTTGTTGTGTGCGTTGGGGTGTGTTGCGGGTTGTGTGAATACGGCCGACGTTGATGATTCTGAACGGAGCAACGTTTCGCTCGAAGAGCGCTTTACCCATCCGTCGGATGAGGCGAAGCCGTGGGTGTATTGGTTCTGGATGGACGGCAATATCACCAAAGAGGGAATCACCGCCGACCTGGAAGCCATGGATCGGGTAGGGATTGAGGGTGCCCTGATTATGGGCGTCGGTCTGAATACCCCGCCGGGCCCGGCCGATTTTAATTCACCGGAATGGCGCGAGCTCTACCGGCATGTCGGTGATGAAGCCCGCCGTCTCGGTATGCAGATTACGCTGCATCAGTGCGATGGCTGGGCGACCTCCGGCGGGCCATGGATTACACCGGACCGCTCCATGAAAGTGCTGGTATGGAGTTCCACTACGGTGGATGGGTCCGATGCCGAAACCATTCAGTTGAAGCAGCCCGAAGCCAAACTCGATTATTATGAGGATGTGGCTGTGTACGCCGTTCCTGCGGCGGACGATTCGCTTACTTTGCCAAAAGAAATTCAGGTGAACGGGGAAGCGCGAACCGAACTGACGGACGGCGATGGAGCGACTGCGATTGAGGAAGTCAGCGAAATAGAAATCGATCTGGGTGAAGCCCAGACCCTTTCCACGGTTCAGTTCCTGATGGAATATGATTTTCATGTGAAGCTTCAGGATACGCCGACCACGGTGTTGGTTTCGGAAGACGGCAAGACGTTCACGCCCGTGGTGGACTTTGATTTAAATGTCTGTAACCGCCGCGCGCCTCAGTTGACGGTGACTGCTTCATTTACGCCGGTGCAGGCCAAAGTTATCCGCATCAAGTGTAAAAAACCGACCTTCGGGAAAGTGGAAGGCATCGAACTGTTTTCCGGTCCGCGGGTTCACCTGTGGGAGGCCAAATGCCAGTTTGCCCGCGAGCGCGGTGAGCATGGTGGCGAGACCTTCTGGTTCGATGCCCAGAATCCCGACCTCAGTTTGCCGGGACTGGATCGCAAGAACGTTATCAACCTCACGGACAAGCTGTCAGCGGACGGAACGCTGGATTGGAAGGCCCCTGCGGGGCGCTGGATGGTCTATCGCCTGGGCATGTCGACCAATGGAAAATATGTGCAGCCGGAAACCAATGCCGGACTGGGACTGGAAGTGGATAAAATGAGTGCGGAAGCGCTGAACTTCCATTTCGATTCCTTTGCCAAAGGCATGATTGCCGAGAACAATAAGGAAAAGGGGCACCCGATCTTTTCCGTGCATTCCGACAGCTGGGAATGTGATACCCAGACCTGGACGCATGAGTTTATGCAGGAGTTTGAAAAACGGCGGGGCTATTCCATGCTGCCGTATCTGCCGGTCCTTTCCGCCGGGGTTGTGGTGGGTGGTTCGAAGGAGTCGGAACGTTTTCTCTGGGATCTGCGCCGCACGATGGCGGACCTAATCGCCGACAACTTTTATGGCGCGCTGCGTGAAAAATGCCATGAGAACGGGGTGCTGTTCCAGAGTGAGGCGGCCGGTATGCAGATGCTGGTCTATGATCCGCTGAACTATGCCGCGAAGACCGATATCTATGTCGGCGAATTCTGGAAACGCCATCCGGGGCACTATCTGCGGCCCGACTGCAAAGTGGGGGCTTCCACGGCGCACACCTATGGGCGACCCTTTGCCGCTGCAGAGTCATTTACCGCCGGGTTCGGAACCTATGGTCAGGATCTGTTTGATTTCAAGGTGCTGGGCGATCTCGCTTTCTGCGCAGGCGTCAACCGCTACATTATTCATCGCTACTGCATGCAGCCGTTCAATAATGTGGAACCTGGCATGACCTTCGGACCGTACGGGATAATTTTTGACCGCGGGCAGACGTGGTGGGAAAACGGAGCGAAGGCATTCTGCGACTATGCAACGCGTTGTCAGTCGTTGTTGCAGACCGGAACGTTTGCGGCGGATGTGATTCATTACATCGGGCATGACGCGCCGAACTATCTCGGGTTCCGCGATGAAATCTGGAATCCGATTCCGGCCGGTTATGATTTTGATGGCTGCAACCTGGAAATCCTCCAACGGCTGGACGTGGAAAAAGACGGCACATTGACGCTGCCGAGCGGGATGCGCTACCGCGTGCTGCTGCTGCCCGGCCGCGAGCACATGACGATCGAAGCCGCCCGCGAAGTGGAACGGCTGGTAAACGCCGGCGCCGTTGTGGTGGGTAAAAAGCCGCTGCGCACACCGGGGTTGCACGACTGGGAGAAAAAGGATGCCGAGCTGGCGCAGATCGTTTCCAGGGTTTGGAAGAAGGTGTCGGATGAGCCGCTGGAAACCGTGCTCAACCATATCGCGCCGCCGGACTTTGACTATGACGCACCGGAAGATGTTAAGCTGAACTATATCCACCGCTATACCGATGAGGCCGACCTCTATTTTGTCGCGAACGAAAACCCCGACGCGGCGGCGGATACCATCCTGCGTTTCCGGGTGAGCGGAAAACAACCGGAGCTGTGGGACCCCTCAACCGGGGCAATGAAGCCGGTGGAAGCCTGGCGCGAGCGCGACGGTATTACGGAGCTTCCGGTTCATTTTGATCCGGCCGGATCATGGTTCGTGGTATTCCGTAAACCGGCAAAGGCTCCGGCAGATTCGGATTTCTCGATTCCTTCTGAAACCGTTGTGACGACGTTGAAAGGGCCGTGGGCCATTACCTTCCCGCCGAACCGTCAGGCGCCGGCGAGCGTTGAGCTTCCGGAGTTGGTGGACTGGTCGACGCATTCGGACGACGGCGTGAAATATTTCTCAGGCACTGCAACGTATACCAAGACCTTTAACCGGAACGGGAAGGGCGGCATGGGGGCTGTTTTGCTGGATCTCGGCGCGGTGGAAAACATTGCGGAAGTGATCCTGAATGGAAAGGATCTGGGCACACTCTGGAAACCGCCGTTTAAGGTGGATGTGAGTGGTGCGCTGGTGGAGGGCGAAAATACGCTGGAAGTCAAGGTGACCAACCTGTGGCCGAACCGTCTGATCGGTGATCATATCCTGCATCCCGACCCGGGTCTGGAATATCGGAATGCCGGTCGGCGCAGCGTCCAGAAATTTATTCCGGACTGGGTGCGCAATGGCGGGAAAAGTCCGGTCGGCCGCACCACCTGGGTACTGTGGGATCTGCATACCATCGACGAGCCGCTGCTGCCATCCGGCCTGCTGGGTCCGGTGCAGTTGAAGCAGGTTCGATGA
- a CDS encoding L-fucose/L-arabinose isomerase family protein produces the protein MKAGIFSIGLDTYWPQFDGLLDNLNGYHAEIRDRIAGMGTELVDGGMVDNVEKAHEVSALFKKEDVEVIFLFISTYALSSTVLPVVQKTKVPVVMLNLQPVAQLDYEKFNALGDRGVMTGVWLEHCQSCSVPELACVFNRTGIDYHVVTGYLQEEEAWQEIRDWVDAAKVAAGMRENRVGILGHYYCGMLDVYSDLTQQSATFGNHFQLLEMCEVFELRNAVTNEEVIAKIAEFNEKFQVSEECEPSEIERAAKTSVALDKLIEKHKLGSMAYYYEGQGEYENIVTSVIAGNTLLTGRNVPVAGECEVKNVQAMKIMDLFGVGGSFSEFYLSDFVDDVVYLGHDGPAHFAIAEGRVGLVPLSVYHGKPGKGLSIQMTVQHGPVTILSVVTRRDGSVFLQVAEGESVPGPVLQIGNTNSRYQFSIGAKGFMNDWSKGGPAHHCAIGVGHIGDKIEKLGALLGIEVNRVC, from the coding sequence ATGAAAGCAGGAATATTTTCAATTGGACTCGATACCTACTGGCCGCAGTTTGACGGGCTGCTCGACAACCTGAACGGCTATCATGCCGAGATCCGCGACCGCATCGCGGGCATGGGCACCGAGTTGGTGGATGGCGGCATGGTGGATAATGTGGAAAAGGCACACGAGGTTTCAGCGCTGTTCAAGAAAGAGGACGTCGAGGTGATCTTTCTCTTTATCTCCACCTATGCGCTCTCGTCGACCGTATTGCCGGTGGTACAGAAAACCAAAGTGCCGGTGGTGATGCTCAATCTCCAGCCGGTGGCGCAGCTCGATTACGAGAAGTTTAATGCGTTGGGCGACCGTGGTGTCATGACCGGGGTCTGGCTGGAACATTGCCAGTCCTGCTCCGTGCCGGAGCTGGCCTGCGTCTTTAACCGCACGGGAATCGACTATCACGTCGTGACCGGCTACCTGCAGGAAGAGGAAGCCTGGCAGGAAATTCGCGACTGGGTGGATGCCGCCAAGGTCGCCGCAGGCATGCGCGAAAACCGCGTCGGGATTCTCGGCCACTACTACTGCGGTATGCTCGATGTCTATTCCGACCTGACCCAGCAGTCGGCCACGTTCGGCAACCATTTCCAACTGTTGGAAATGTGCGAGGTGTTTGAGCTGCGCAACGCGGTCACGAACGAAGAGGTCATTGCCAAAATTGCTGAATTCAACGAAAAGTTCCAGGTATCGGAAGAGTGTGAACCCTCCGAAATCGAGCGTGCGGCGAAAACTTCGGTGGCCCTCGATAAACTGATCGAAAAACACAAGCTCGGTTCCATGGCCTATTACTACGAAGGGCAGGGCGAATATGAAAACATCGTCACCTCCGTCATCGCGGGCAACACGCTGCTGACCGGCCGCAATGTTCCGGTGGCCGGTGAATGCGAAGTAAAGAATGTACAGGCCATGAAGATTATGGACCTGTTCGGCGTCGGAGGTTCGTTTTCCGAATTCTACCTTTCCGACTTTGTCGATGACGTGGTTTATCTCGGCCACGACGGCCCCGCGCATTTTGCGATTGCCGAAGGACGGGTCGGTCTCGTGCCGCTGTCGGTCTATCACGGCAAGCCGGGTAAAGGGCTGTCGATCCAGATGACCGTCCAGCATGGGCCGGTCACCATTCTTTCCGTGGTAACGCGCCGCGACGGCTCCGTCTTCCTCCAGGTGGCTGAGGGCGAATCGGTTCCGGGACCGGTGCTGCAGATCGGCAATACCAACAGCCGGTATCAATTCAGCATCGGTGCCAAAGGCTTCATGAACGATTGGTCCAAAGGCGGCCCTGCGCATCATTGTGCGATCGGCGTCGGCCACATCGGCGACAAGATTGAAAAACTCGGCGCGCTGCTGGGCATCGAGGTGAATCGGGTTTGCTGA
- a CDS encoding L-rhamnose/proton symporter RhaT: MVALGVFLHAVGGFAAGSFYLPLKKVREWSWESGWLVNGFFSWIIAPIVMALLTVPELFGAILSAPPAALGWTFLFGLLWGIGGLTFGLSVRYLGMSLGYGVALGFCAAFGTLVPAIYDGSIIRLLTTGPGWVVLSGILVCLIGIGICGYAGHLKESALTKEEEDKQDFHLGRGLLVAGFAGLMSACMAFAFAAGKPIAEAAAVSGTGALWVNNAALVVILLGGFTTNAVWCGYLLRSKGSWKDFADNGAPRTKNFSFAALAGVTWYLQFMFYGMGSTKMGEYDFTSWTLHMSFVIMASNLWSLYLKEWEGTGRKTIGTLVAGILVIAFSTVLIGLGNWMQGASAAH; the protein is encoded by the coding sequence ATGGTTGCGTTGGGTGTTTTTTTGCATGCGGTGGGCGGTTTTGCCGCGGGGAGTTTTTATCTTCCGTTGAAGAAGGTTCGCGAGTGGTCGTGGGAGAGCGGCTGGCTGGTGAACGGGTTCTTTTCCTGGATCATTGCGCCAATTGTCATGGCATTGCTGACGGTGCCTGAGCTCTTTGGTGCCATTTTGTCCGCGCCGCCCGCAGCGTTGGGGTGGACGTTTTTGTTCGGCCTGCTCTGGGGCATCGGCGGGCTGACGTTCGGGCTGTCGGTTCGTTATCTGGGCATGTCGCTCGGCTACGGGGTCGCGCTGGGATTCTGCGCGGCATTTGGCACGCTGGTTCCGGCGATCTATGACGGAAGCATCATTCGCCTGCTCACAACCGGCCCGGGCTGGGTGGTCCTGTCCGGTATTCTGGTCTGCCTGATCGGTATTGGTATCTGCGGCTATGCTGGGCACCTCAAGGAATCCGCGCTGACCAAAGAGGAGGAGGATAAACAGGACTTCCATCTTGGGCGCGGGTTGCTGGTGGCCGGTTTTGCCGGGCTGATGAGTGCCTGTATGGCGTTCGCCTTTGCGGCGGGTAAACCCATTGCCGAGGCGGCGGCCGTTTCGGGCACCGGCGCACTGTGGGTCAACAATGCCGCGCTGGTGGTGATTCTGCTTGGTGGGTTCACGACGAATGCGGTGTGGTGCGGCTATCTGCTGCGCTCAAAAGGCAGCTGGAAAGACTTTGCCGATAATGGCGCGCCGCGCACGAAAAACTTCAGTTTCGCTGCGCTCGCAGGCGTTACCTGGTATCTGCAGTTTATGTTTTACGGCATGGGGTCGACCAAAATGGGCGAATATGACTTCACCAGCTGGACGCTGCATATGTCGTTCGTGATCATGGCGAGCAATCTGTGGAGTCTCTATCTTAAAGAGTGGGAGGGCACCGGTCGCAAGACCATCGGAACGCTGGTGGCCGGGATTCTCGTTATCGCCTTTTCCACCGTACTCATTGGTCTCGGCAACTGGATGCAGGGTGCGTCGGCCGCTCACTGA
- a CDS encoding helix-turn-helix domain-containing protein, giving the protein MNKLEKSWSCYLPQSPEAEEWGLFVLDAGYTVIPPNTPYPPGQHPDDHMSVTTDRTLDSCTLVYITRGGGIFESRSGGKHTIREGDLFVLHPGEWHRYQPNPETGWDEYWVEFDGEQARRIMGHDEFSLKKPVLSIGDDDQILRLFIEIAEATQTQSPGFEHIIAAQTSQIVARILANLRCSSAEAREMEALIRRARLHILKNAEQTIGIPDLARKLGISYSAFRQRFKQITGLPPGQFQIQIRLNKARNLLRNSPLSVADIAEQLGFESIYYFSRLFKKKTGCSPLAYRKQADAPKARSSA; this is encoded by the coding sequence ATGAACAAACTTGAAAAATCCTGGTCCTGTTACCTCCCGCAATCGCCCGAAGCGGAGGAATGGGGACTGTTTGTCCTCGATGCCGGCTACACGGTCATTCCACCGAACACTCCATATCCTCCCGGCCAGCATCCTGATGACCACATGTCAGTAACCACCGACAGAACGCTCGACAGCTGTACGTTGGTTTATATCACGCGCGGCGGCGGCATCTTTGAATCCCGTTCCGGCGGAAAACACACCATCCGGGAAGGCGACCTGTTTGTTCTTCATCCCGGAGAGTGGCACCGCTACCAGCCTAACCCGGAAACAGGATGGGACGAATACTGGGTGGAATTCGATGGAGAGCAGGCCCGGCGCATCATGGGTCATGACGAGTTTTCACTGAAAAAGCCAGTGCTTTCAATCGGCGACGACGACCAGATTCTGCGGCTGTTCATCGAGATCGCCGAAGCCACGCAGACCCAGTCGCCCGGATTCGAACACATTATCGCGGCGCAAACCTCGCAGATTGTGGCGAGAATCCTGGCGAACCTTCGTTGCAGCAGTGCCGAAGCCCGCGAAATGGAAGCCCTCATCCGCCGGGCCCGTTTGCACATCCTGAAAAACGCCGAACAGACCATCGGCATTCCGGATCTCGCCCGCAAACTCGGCATCAGTTATTCCGCATTCCGGCAGCGCTTCAAGCAGATTACCGGCCTGCCCCCGGGACAGTTCCAAATTCAGATCCGGCTCAACAAAGCCCGCAACCTCCTGCGCAACAGCCCGCTCTCCGTCGCCGACATCGCCGAACAGCTCGGCTTTGAATCGATCTACTATTTTTCCCGCCTCTTCAAAAAAAAGACCGGATGCTCCCCACTCGCTTACCGCAAGCAGGCGGACGCCCCAAAAGCCCGCAGCTCCGCATAG